Proteins found in one Thunnus maccoyii chromosome 5, fThuMac1.1, whole genome shotgun sequence genomic segment:
- the LOC121897146 gene encoding dispanin subfamily A member 2b-like, with product MNPSGYPAEVVPLQGGRHDGLPGQPSAPTMVQYTTVNIAAEPPPDYIIWSLCCFVYSNPFCLGLAALIRSIKARDRKLVGDLEGARQYGSAARHLNIASSVLTAIMIVLFIIAIFRMSGESNRY from the exons ATGAATCCTTCAGGTTACCCGGCTGAAGTCGTTCCCCTGCAGGGGGGGAGGCATGATGGGCTCCCTGGACAGCCCAGTGCACCTACGATGGTTCAGTACACCACTGTGAACATCGCCGCTGAGCCCCCCCCGGACTACATCATCTGGTCCCTCTGCTGCTTTGTCTACTCAAACCCTTTCTGCCTTGGACTGGCAGCACTCATCCGATCTATCAAG GCCAGAGACCGAAAGTTGGTTGGAGACCTGGAGGGTGCCAGACAATACGGCTCCGCTGCCCGCCACCTCAACATCGCGTCCTCCGTCCTGACTGCCATCATGATTGTTCTTTTCATTATTGCAATTTTCAGAATGTCTGGAGAATCAAATAGATACTGA
- the LOC121897649 gene encoding dispanin subfamily A member 2b-like: protein MNPEGYPGEAVPLQGGRYDGFSGQPSAPTMVQYTTVNITTDPPQDHIVWSLCCFVYLNPLCLGLAALIYSIKARDRKVAGDLEGARHYGSTARCLNIVSTVLVSITIFTVIILFAWIVNEINYYRYHYNFKPNFK from the exons ATGAATCCTGAAGGTTACCCGGGTGAGGCTGTTCCACTGCAGGGGGGGCGGTATGATGGATTCTCTGGACAGCCCAGTGCACCTACGATGGTTCAGTACACCACTGTGAACATCACCACTGATCCCCCCCAGGACCACATCGTCTGGTCCCTCTGCTGCTTTGTCTACTTAAATCCTCTCTGTCTTGGACTGGCAGCGCTCATCTACTCTATCAAG GCTAGAGACCGGAAGGTGGCTGGAGACCTGGAGGGTGCCCGACACTACGGCTCCACTGCCCGCTGCCTCAACATCGTGTCCACTGTGCTGGTTTCCATCACAATCTTTACTGTCATTATACTTTTCGCCTGGATTGTAAATGAGATTAACTACTACAGATACCACTACAACTTCAAGCCAAATTTCAAATAG